The window CGGTTTGTTCAGACCCTGCAGCACCGGGCCGATGGCCACAGCGCCGGCCGAGCGCTGCACGGCCTTGTAGGTGTTGTTGCCGGTGTTCAGGTCGGGAAAGATGAACACCGTTGCACGGCCCGCGACCTGCGAGCCCGGCATCTTGGCGGCGGCGACGGCGGCATCGGCGGCCGCGTCGTACTGGATCGGCCCCTCGACCAGCAGCTGCGGGGCACGTTCGCGCACGAGGGCGGTGGCGGCTCGCACCTTCTCGACGTCTTCGCCGGCACCCGACTCTCCCGTGGAGTACGACAGCATCGCCACTCTCGGGTCGATGCCGAACTGCGCGGCCGTGGCCGCAGACGAGATGGCGATGTCGGCCAGCTGCTCGCTGGACGGGTCGGGGATCACCGCGCAGTCGCCGTACACCAGCACTCGGTCGGCGAGCGCCATGAGAAAGACGCTGGAGACGACCGAGACACCCGGCTTGGTCTTGATGATCTCGAACGCGGGCCGGATCGTGTGCGCGGTCGTGTGGGCAGCGCCCGAGACCATCCCGTCGGCCAGCCCCAGATGCACCATGAGCGTGCCGAAGTACGAGACGTCGGTCACCGTGTCGGCGGCGCGTGCGTACGTCATGCCCTTGTGGGCGCGCAGCCGCTCGTACTCCCGTGCGAACCGGTCGACGTGCGCGGCGTCGAACGGGCTCAGAATGTCGGCGGACCCGATGTCGATTCCCAGTTCGGTCGCGCGGCCGCGGACGGCGTCGGGGTCGCCCAGGATCGTGACATCGGCGATGCCGCGTGCCAAGACGGTTGCCGCGGCCCGCAGCACGCGGTCATCGTCACCTTCGGGCAGCACGATGCGCTTGCGGTCGGCACGGGCGCGCTCGACGAGCTCATAGCCGAACATCAGCGGGGTGACCGCCGTGGAACGGGCCAGGCCCAGCGCGCGCGTGAGCTCGTCGACGTCGACGTGCTGCTCGAACATCGCCAGCGCCGTGTCATAACGGCGCTGCGAGTCGGCGGCCAGGCGGCCGCGGGTGCGCATGATGCGCAGCGCCGTCTCATACGTGCCGTATTCGGTGCTGATGATCGGCAGCGACGAGCCGAGCCCGTCGATCAGCCGGTCGATGGCCTCGGGCAGCGGAAAGGGCCCGTTCAGCGCGATGCCCGCCAGCGACGGGAACGTGCCCGACGCGTTGGCCAGCAGTGTCGCCAGCAACACATCGGTGCGATCGGCGGCGACCACGACGACGGCGCTGTCTTCCAACCGTGGCAGCACGTTGTCCATCGACATCCCGGCGACCACGACATCGAGCACCTCGCGGGTGAGCAGTTCGGGATCGCCCTTGAGCAGGGTCGCATCCAGCGAGCGCATCACGCCGCGCATCGACGGGGCGACCAAGAAGCGATCCTCGGGAAGAGCCCACACCGGGATGCCGTCGCGCAGAGCCGAGGCATCCACCACCGCCTTCACCTCGGCGATCGTCTCGACCAGTGCGTCGGGGTCGGTGCGGTTGGCGACCACCGCGAACAGTTCTGCCCGCCCGTGCGCCAGTTCGGCGAGGGCGAGAGCGGCGATCTGTCCCATCTGTGCGGGCGTGCGCGCCTGCGTCTTGCCGAGCTGCTCGCCCAGCCCCTCCTGCGAGCGGCCACCCAGGACCAATAGCACCGGCGCGCCGAGATTCGCAGCGATGCGGGCGTTGTAGCCCAGTTCGGCCGGGCTGCCCACATCGGTGAAATCGCTGCCGAGAATGACCACGGCATCGCATTGCGTCTCGACCGACTTGTACCGCTCGACGATCACTCCCAGCGCCGCCTCGGGGTCGGCGCGCACATCGTCGTAGGTCACCCCGATGCATTCGTCATAGTCGAGCTCGACCCCGTCGTGTTCGAGCAGCATCTCGAGCACGTAGTCGCGTTCGGCGGTCGACCGCGCAATCGATCGAAAAACGCCCACACGCCCGGTCGCGTGACTGAGCGCGTCGAGCACCCCGAGAGCGATCGTGGACTTGCCGGAATGGCCTTCTGCCGACGTGATGAAGATGCTCTGCGCCACGGGTCCAGCCTAGGGGCGGGCAGGGCCGCGTGGGTGGGATGCGCCGGTGAAAAAGGGGCGCAGAAGGGATGCTGCTCAGGACTCGGGGATCGGCTCGCGTGGCAGCCGGCGCACGCGTTGACGCCGCCGTCTGCGCTCGGGGATCATCGAGCGCATCTCTTCGAGCTTGCCGAAGCACAGCAGCCGGTCGCCCACTTCGAGCACGACGCCCTTGCGCGGGTTCGGGATCACGGTGGCCCCGCGATGCAGCGTGAGCACGGTGATGTCGCGCTCCCACAGGCCCGACTCGCCGAGGTTCTGTCCGACCAGTCCGGCATCGGCGTGCACGAGCAACTCCGCGACGCCGTACCCGGTCGAGACCGTGAGCCGCTGGCGCACATCGATCTCGGGAAATCCGACCTGATTGGCCATGAAGTCGATGATCGCGCCCGCGACATCCAGTTTCGTCGCCGTCTCGATGCCTTGCAGCCCCGGTGACGAGTTGACTTCCATGACCAGCGGGCCGTCTTCACTTTCGAGCATGTCGACGCCGGCCACCCGCAACCCCATGATCTGCGCGCTGCGCACGGCGGCCTCTTCGAAGGCCGGGTCGAGCGTCACGGGCTCGACGGTGCCGCCACGGTGCACATTCGAGCGGAACTCGTCGCCGCCTGCCACCCGCCGCATCGCAGCCACGACGCGGTCGCCGACGACCAGAGCGCGGATGTCACGGCCCCGGCTCTCGGCGATGAACTTCTGGATGAGCACGTTCTGCTTCGTCGAATGCAACGTCTCGATGATCGCCTCGGCGACCTTGACCTGCGGGGCGAGGATCACCCCGATCCCCTGCGTGCCCTCGAGCAGCTTGATCACGACCGGCGCTCCACCGACCCGCTCGATGGCGGGCCGCACGTCGGCGCGGTTTCGCACGAAGGCCGTCGGCGGCAAGGCGATGTTGTGCCGCGAGAGGATCTGGTTCGCCCGCAGCTTGTCGCGCGCGTTGGCGATGCCGTTCGCGGTGTTGGGCGTGTACACGTCCATCTGCTCGAACTGGCGCACCACCGCGGTGCCGAAGTAGGTGATCGAGTTGCCGATGCGCGGCAGCACCGCGTCGTAGTCGCTGAGCGGACGACCGCGGAACCACAGGTCGGGTTCTGAGCTGGCGAGGTCGATCGCGAACCGCAACGTGTTGAGCACCTTGACCTGGTGTCCGCGCTGCGCGGCGGCGGTACGCAGCCGCTGCGTCGAATACGACTGCGGCGCGCGGGAGAGGATCGCGATTTTCATGAGGGATGCCCTGCCAAGATGGACGGATGACCGAGGTTATCCATCCAAGCACCATCGCGGGGTGGCGCGAATGGGTCGGCCTGCCCGAACTCGGCATCGGCTGGATGAAGGCCAAACTCGACACCGGCGCCCGCTCATCGTCGCTGCACGCCTTCGACATCCAGCCTGTCGAGGGAAGCCCTGATCGGGTGCGGTTCCGCGTGCTGCCCTGGCAGGAGTCCGACGACGACGCGGTCGACCACGAGTGCGCGGTGCACGACCGGCGCATCGTGCGCAGTTCATCGGGGCACACCGAGGAGCGCTACGTCGTTCTGATGGATCTCGTGCTGCTGGGCCGGCGGATCAGCGCCGAGGTGACCCTCTCGAACCGCGATGAGATGGGCTTTCGCATGCTGATCGGGCGCGAGGCCCTGCGCCAGGGCTTCATCGTCGATCCGGCGCGCTCGTACCTCGGCGGCCGTGCTCCACGGTCGGCCCGCCGACGCAATCGCGGACAGGACTGACCCCGGCATGGGAAAAGAAAGACTCTCCGCGAACCCGGCAGAGCCTGGTTACCCTTGCTACGTTTCCGTCCTGGGGGAGTTGGCCTGGATGCCGCCTCGCGGAGAGCTGTCACCAGTCTAACCGAACGCCGGTGCCGCATTCGCACAGCCGGTTCTCGGTGACTCGGGCGCCGTCTGCGGGTTACGATCGGAGAACACGGGCGACGGCGCCCGCACCCGATTCGCGAAGGACTGCCGATGCAGCAGACGACGACATCCTCCCCCGCGCCCTCCGACGCCCCGCAGATGAGCCCGACCGATTTCGCAGAGACCACGGCACGCATCGTCGCGGAGGTGTCGCGGGTCATCGACGGCAAGCCCGACGCCGTACGCAGTGCCCTGGTCACGCTGCTGGCCGAGGGTCATCTGCTGATCGAAGACGTGCCGGGCGTGGGCAAGACCATGCTCGCACGGGCATTGGCGGCGACCGTCGATGCGACAGTACGCCGCATCCAATTCACCCCCGACCTTCTGCCCAGCGACGTCACCGGGATCTCGGTGTTCAATCCGGGCGAGCGCGAGTTCGAGTTCAAGCCCGGCGCGGTGTTCGCCAACATCGTGATCGCCGATGAGATCAACCGTTCTTCGCCGAAGACCCAGTCGGCGCTGCTGGAGGCCATGGAAGAGGGGCAGGTCACCGTCGACGGACGCACGCATCCCCTCCCCGATCCGTTCCTGGTCGTCGCCACGCAGAACCCGCTCGAGATGGAGGGCACGTATGCCCTGCCCGAGGCCCAGCGCGATCGATTCATGATGCGCATCTCAATGGGCTACCCCGACGCCGCCGCCGAGGCGCAGATGCTGCGTGAGCGCGACGTCGCCAACCCGCTGACGGCCATCACCCCGGTCACCGACGCCGCCTCGGTGCGGGCCCTCATCTCGTGGGCGCGACGTGTGCACGTCTCGTCTCCGGTCGAGCAGTATGCGGTCGCGCTGGCGCAGGCCACCCGGGTGCACCCCGACCTGCGCCTGGGTGCCAGCCCCCGAGCGACGCTGCAGCTCGTGCGGGCCGCGAAGGTCTGGGCGGCACTGGACGGCCGGGCCTTCGTCATTCCCGACGACATCACCGCGCTGCTGATTCCGGTGTTCGCGCACCGGCTCATCCCCGCACGCGCGACCAGCGTGCGCGGGCGCAGTGGCCCCGATGCCGTCACCGCTATCCTGCAGCGCCTGATCTCCACGGTGGCGGTGCCGCTCACACCCGGAGCATGAGATGAGACGCGCCTGGCCGCTCACCGTCCGGGGCACCGCCGCAGGCGTGCTGGCCCTGGCGTGCTTCATCGCGGCAGCCCAACTCGGTTCGGTGCAGCTGCTGGCCTTCGGGGTGTTCCTGGTGGCGCTGGTGGTGGTCAGCCTGATAGCCCTGCACATCACGCGGCGTGACGTGTCGCTGAGCCGCACCTCGTCTCCGGCCACCGTCGCCGTCGGCGACGACACGCGGGTCACCGTGCACGTGGGCGTGCGCACCGCGCTGCCGACGACGCCCGGAACCTGGGAAGACCGCGTGCCCGAGGGCCTCGACGGGCGCTCCGACGGCCGCTTTCCCGCACTCGGGTCGGGGCTGCGCGGCGGTGACCGCGCTGTCGACCTGGTCTATGAACTGCATGCGACCCAGCGCGGCATCCATTGGCTCGGACCCCTCGATCTGACCATCCGCGATCCGTTCGGCATCGCCCGCCGCGTGGCCGAAGTGGGCGAGACCACGCGCCTCATCGTCACACCGCAGTGCATCGACCTGCCACCGCTGACCGCTTTCGCCGGGGCGACGGGTGGGATGCTGCAGGCCACGACGACGCGTTTGGGCCAGGGCACCGACAACCTGATAGCACGCCCGTATCAACCGGGCGATTCGATGCGACGCATCCACTGGCGGGCCACAGCACATCGCGACATGCTCATGGTGCGGCAAGAAGAGCAGGAGTCGACGCCCGAGGCCACGGTGGTCCTGGACCGCGCGAAGAGCCGATGGGGCGAGGATGCCGCGGCGCGGCCGGGTGCCGACGCGTCGTTCGAGGCGGCCGTGGACGCCTGCGTGTCGGCCGTGAATGCGCTCGTGCGCGACGGCTATGCCGTGCAGGTGGTCGATGTTGACGGTTCGCCGTTGTCAGAAGTCGTGCCCGGCGGTGAGCAATCGGCCGTGGCGGTTCTCGTGGCCCGGTTCGCAACTGTCACGGCGGCCGGCTCGCTGAGCCTTGCCGCCCTGACCCGACTGTGGTCGGGATCGACCACAGGGCCGCTCGTGCTCATCACCGGCGCGCTGACCGCCGCCGACGTCGACGTTCTCGCGCCGGTCCCCGCGCACAGCGCACATCCCGTGCTGCTGAGCACCGAGCCCGCCGACGAGGTGATCGAGCGCGCCGCCGCGACCGGTTGGTATGCGGCATCCATCGCCCCCGGCACCTCACTGCGCGACGCATGGCTGCGCGTCTCACACGCCGACGTGACCGCCGCCGAGGCGGCATCATGAGCGCGCCCAGGCGACCGCGACGCAGCGGGGCACACGTGTCCCTGGCGATCGCATCGTGGGTGGCGCTGCTGGCGGCCCTGGTGCCGCTGGCGAGCGTCATAGCACCGGGCGCGTGGATCGCCGGAGTGCTCGTGGTCTCGCTCGCCGTGCTCGCGGCCGGCTTCATCGCACGCCGGGCGACTCTGCCGGCCCTGGTGGTCAGCCTCATCGAGGCAGCGGTGTGGGTGGGGCTTGTCACCGGTATCTTCCTGCGCGAGGCGGCCATCGTCTTCGTCGTGCCGACGCTGCACGCATTCCGGCTGGTTCCCGAGCTCATCGCCGACGCCATGCAGCAGATCCAGACCGGCGTCGCGCCGCTGCCCGAGACCACCGCGCTCGCGTTCTGCATCGTGACGGCCGCGGGGCTGATCATGATCGTCGTCGACCACGTCGTGATCACCGCGCGGATGCCGCTGGCAGCCGCCATCGCACTGATTGCGGTGTCGTTGATCCCGTCGCTGGCCGTTCCCGGGCCGTTCGACGTCATCGGGTTCGTGGTGCTGGCCGCCGCGATCCTTTTCCTGCTGCGGGCCGAGACCGGCACCCGATATCAGCCGCCGCGGGCAGCGCCGACCGCGCCCGGCAGCACGTCGGCGATCGCCGCGTCGATCGGGCTGGTGGCGGTGCTGGTCGCCGTGGCCGCCACCCCGTTGCTGCCGACGCCGCCCTCGCGTGCCTCGTGGGGTCCGGGCGGATCGACCATCAACGCCTCGCTCGATCTCGGGCGCGATCTGCGCCGGCCCGACCCGGTCACCGTGCTCACCCTGACCACGACCGGCGTCGGGGCGCCCTATCTGCGCGCGGCCAGCCTGTCGTCGTTCAACGACGACATCTGGAAGCCGGATTTCACCGCGACCGCGCCGCTGGGCGACGGCGATGGCCTGGGCATCTCCGACGCCGGCGCGGACATCGCCGTCAAGAAGACGACCACGAAGATCCACATCGAGCACCTCAGCGCCCGCTATCTGCCCGTTCCGTACCCGGCGACCGACGTGACCGGCGTCGGCGACGGCTGGCTGGCGATGACATCGAACCGCACCATCGTCAGCAACGGCACGACATCGACCTCGGGAGCCGACTACACGGTGACCACCGAGGTGCCGGAGCCGACCCTCGAGCAGATCGAGGCGAGCACAGCACACAGCGGCGATGCCGACACTCTCGGACTGCAGGCGGTCATTCCGACGATCATCACCGAGGACGCCCGCCGGGTCACGGCGGGGACGACCACCGACTACGACGCCCTGCTCGCGCTGCAGAACTGGTTCCGCGGCCCCGATTTCCAGTACTCGCTGTCCGCACCCGTGCAAGAGGGCTTCGACGGTTCGGGCGTGTCGGCGATCGCCTCGTTCCTCGAAGCGAAGAGCGGTTACTGCGTCCACTTCGCGTCGGCGTTCGCGATGATGGCGCGGGTGCTGGGGATGTCGTCGCGCATCGTCGTCGGATATCTGCCGGGCACGCCCGACACCTCGGGCATCGTCAACGGCGACTCCGTCGTCTACACCGTCTCGAGCACACAATTGCACGCGTGGCCCGAGGTCTACTTCTCGGGAATCGGCTGGGTGGCGTTCGAGCCGACGAAGAGTCTGGGCGCCCCGACCGGTTTCCTGCCCGCCTCTGCGGGCGGCGGCGACGATGTCAGTCCCACCGACGCGCCGTCGGCGACACCGACCACCGCGCCCAGTCCCTCCGACCGGGCCGACCCCGACGGTCTGCGCGCCGACGACGCGAACACCGGCGACAGCGCGCACGCGGGCGTGAATCTGCTGCCGTGGGCGCTGGGCGCGGCCGGCGTCGTGCTGCTGCTGCTCGTACCGCTGCTGTGCGGCACGCTGCGTCGGCGGCGTCGGGATGCCGCGGCTCACCACGGCGACACTCTGGCCGCCTGGAACTCCGTGCGCGATGCGGCGATCGACCTGGGCATTCCGGTGCCGGTCTCGGAGTCGGCGCGGGTCTTCGGCGCGCGCCTCGTCCGTGATCACGGGGCGCCTGAGGCCGAGACGCTGCGCCTCGTGCACGCGGTGGAGCAGGCCGCTTACGCGGATGCGGGCGGCACACGCGACGGGCGTGCGGTGGTGGATGCCGCAGCCGCGGTGCGCACCGGGCTGTATCTGTCGGTGAGCGGCGGTGCACGGACGCGGGCGTTGCTTTTCCCCCGCTCGCTGTTGGTGCGGCCGGGCAGCGTTTTCGCTCG is drawn from Microbacterium protaetiae and contains these coding sequences:
- the pta gene encoding phosphate acetyltransferase, which produces MAQSIFITSAEGHSGKSTIALGVLDALSHATGRVGVFRSIARSTAERDYVLEMLLEHDGVELDYDECIGVTYDDVRADPEAALGVIVERYKSVETQCDAVVILGSDFTDVGSPAELGYNARIAANLGAPVLLVLGGRSQEGLGEQLGKTQARTPAQMGQIAALALAELAHGRAELFAVVANRTDPDALVETIAEVKAVVDASALRDGIPVWALPEDRFLVAPSMRGVMRSLDATLLKGDPELLTREVLDVVVAGMSMDNVLPRLEDSAVVVVAADRTDVLLATLLANASGTFPSLAGIALNGPFPLPEAIDRLIDGLGSSLPIISTEYGTYETALRIMRTRGRLAADSQRRYDTALAMFEQHVDVDELTRALGLARSTAVTPLMFGYELVERARADRKRIVLPEGDDDRVLRAAATVLARGIADVTILGDPDAVRGRATELGIDIGSADILSPFDAAHVDRFAREYERLRAHKGMTYARAADTVTDVSYFGTLMVHLGLADGMVSGAAHTTAHTIRPAFEIIKTKPGVSVVSSVFLMALADRVLVYGDCAVIPDPSSEQLADIAISSAATAAQFGIDPRVAMLSYSTGESGAGEDVEKVRAATALVRERAPQLLVEGPIQYDAAADAAVAAAKMPGSQVAGRATVFIFPDLNTGNNTYKAVQRSAGAVAIGPVLQGLNKPINDLSRGALVDDIVNTIAITAIQAQGEASTTTGESA
- a CDS encoding RimK family alpha-L-glutamate ligase translates to MKIAILSRAPQSYSTQRLRTAAAQRGHQVKVLNTLRFAIDLASSEPDLWFRGRPLSDYDAVLPRIGNSITYFGTAVVRQFEQMDVYTPNTANGIANARDKLRANQILSRHNIALPPTAFVRNRADVRPAIERVGGAPVVIKLLEGTQGIGVILAPQVKVAEAIIETLHSTKQNVLIQKFIAESRGRDIRALVVGDRVVAAMRRVAGGDEFRSNVHRGGTVEPVTLDPAFEEAAVRSAQIMGLRVAGVDMLESEDGPLVMEVNSSPGLQGIETATKLDVAGAIIDFMANQVGFPEIDVRQRLTVSTGYGVAELLVHADAGLVGQNLGESGLWERDITVLTLHRGATVIPNPRKGVVLEVGDRLLCFGKLEEMRSMIPERRRRRQRVRRLPREPIPES
- a CDS encoding ATP-dependent zinc protease; this encodes MTEVIHPSTIAGWREWVGLPELGIGWMKAKLDTGARSSSLHAFDIQPVEGSPDRVRFRVLPWQESDDDAVDHECAVHDRRIVRSSSGHTEERYVVLMDLVLLGRRISAEVTLSNRDEMGFRMLIGREALRQGFIVDPARSYLGGRAPRSARRRNRGQD
- a CDS encoding AAA family ATPase — protein: MQQTTTSSPAPSDAPQMSPTDFAETTARIVAEVSRVIDGKPDAVRSALVTLLAEGHLLIEDVPGVGKTMLARALAATVDATVRRIQFTPDLLPSDVTGISVFNPGEREFEFKPGAVFANIVIADEINRSSPKTQSALLEAMEEGQVTVDGRTHPLPDPFLVVATQNPLEMEGTYALPEAQRDRFMMRISMGYPDAAAEAQMLRERDVANPLTAITPVTDAASVRALISWARRVHVSSPVEQYAVALAQATRVHPDLRLGASPRATLQLVRAAKVWAALDGRAFVIPDDITALLIPVFAHRLIPARATSVRGRSGPDAVTAILQRLISTVAVPLTPGA
- a CDS encoding DUF58 domain-containing protein, coding for MRRAWPLTVRGTAAGVLALACFIAAAQLGSVQLLAFGVFLVALVVVSLIALHITRRDVSLSRTSSPATVAVGDDTRVTVHVGVRTALPTTPGTWEDRVPEGLDGRSDGRFPALGSGLRGGDRAVDLVYELHATQRGIHWLGPLDLTIRDPFGIARRVAEVGETTRLIVTPQCIDLPPLTAFAGATGGMLQATTTRLGQGTDNLIARPYQPGDSMRRIHWRATAHRDMLMVRQEEQESTPEATVVLDRAKSRWGEDAAARPGADASFEAAVDACVSAVNALVRDGYAVQVVDVDGSPLSEVVPGGEQSAVAVLVARFATVTAAGSLSLAALTRLWSGSTTGPLVLITGALTAADVDVLAPVPAHSAHPVLLSTEPADEVIERAAATGWYAASIAPGTSLRDAWLRVSHADVTAAEAAS
- a CDS encoding transglutaminase TgpA family protein; protein product: MSLAIASWVALLAALVPLASVIAPGAWIAGVLVVSLAVLAAGFIARRATLPALVVSLIEAAVWVGLVTGIFLREAAIVFVVPTLHAFRLVPELIADAMQQIQTGVAPLPETTALAFCIVTAAGLIMIVVDHVVITARMPLAAAIALIAVSLIPSLAVPGPFDVIGFVVLAAAILFLLRAETGTRYQPPRAAPTAPGSTSAIAASIGLVAVLVAVAATPLLPTPPSRASWGPGGSTINASLDLGRDLRRPDPVTVLTLTTTGVGAPYLRAASLSSFNDDIWKPDFTATAPLGDGDGLGISDAGADIAVKKTTTKIHIEHLSARYLPVPYPATDVTGVGDGWLAMTSNRTIVSNGTTSTSGADYTVTTEVPEPTLEQIEASTAHSGDADTLGLQAVIPTIITEDARRVTAGTTTDYDALLALQNWFRGPDFQYSLSAPVQEGFDGSGVSAIASFLEAKSGYCVHFASAFAMMARVLGMSSRIVVGYLPGTPDTSGIVNGDSVVYTVSSTQLHAWPEVYFSGIGWVAFEPTKSLGAPTGFLPASAGGGDDVSPTDAPSATPTTAPSPSDRADPDGLRADDANTGDSAHAGVNLLPWALGAAGVVLLLLVPLLCGTLRRRRRDAAAHHGDTLAAWNSVRDAAIDLGIPVPVSESARVFGARLVRDHGAPEAETLRLVHAVEQAAYADAGGTRDGRAVVDAAAAVRTGLYLSVSGGARTRALLFPRSLLVRPGSVFARDGARDGASTPTR